A genome region from Anastrepha obliqua isolate idAnaObli1 chromosome 4, idAnaObli1_1.0, whole genome shotgun sequence includes the following:
- the LOC129244664 gene encoding KAT8 regulatory NSL complex subunit 3 isoform X1, translating into MASYMKLFEDFLQRKECDGSRTALAASEDEDVEQPNTNPESISGTINAISSGGGGDNKMEHSYTRDNTRAIGSVSTGLSPARTILVRRTPQCPSCHTHPLEEHDFDDCNQANVPSYNEIGAKEAMNECSRIAKYVKNNNPDDDDWELHVNQIGWSNMQKTLFSKVANILDNDQLGRLANVNRQNEPMQRRVVVDKSASRMRRALAYVAWDSRLTQWLHCLLMDSLPSTYMASYLDILQTLKSKLPTLMDKMLFGRPLNVSQELLAPVMKNKWEPIVNTKVRKLTQNAVIVALPSVPTSGPIPNRLQKWYHQLASITQIVQVTLPSNVSHITRQPLEQVAEQIVSLTRVKIQELRNENSQRSIILIGFNAGAGLALQVAVSENVACVVCMGFAYNTFNGVRGTPDDRILDIKIPILFVIGQNSAKTSTEEIESLREKMQSETSLVVVGSADDVLRVPKSRRKLDNVTQSMVDAMVVDELYEFIKKMLTNPPGPRVPTTITSLVHTKQGRNAMGNISSGSSAEGNTKVGAIQRKRKNDALSSDQDQTPTKSKCVQSNKPRKVKIPDPLQVKRKVGRPRTRPLNVPSSAPAKVTQATLKVGSTKATQQQQKKSQISPSSSITNDDLNMAIQSILGDSNEEDGSILNSSTESSQRAQKLVTNYEIVAPSKSTPIKTALLNPLQKQVLPAGAKIKMIPSNQFVQLKPPLQSQSKIYTIKTASMQQNTASGSTSIGSIVSTSPNCNTAGQHQQQIFTLKSPNGQTTQFVTAAPPGQGQQKYTVVKNTSGGTTLQLAGVKTTAATSVSGVSTSNVDLSNIIDMPIVFADNDGNLSDSVAVSAVTTKPANTSGVGQLIISQKIMKEANASASNTTGIMSTSPKTGGGTYIINKTTGSPVLQHTNQTANKQNKVVFINRNTMKPCPNIISRSNVAQQLPKYTKVVVTNPKTSATTLVPRPATHLSSATSSGSSVNTPIVSSVKQVNLQALKSPVSIGARQTSGILNVSTKSLPQVQIISTTAGGAAITPTVGNNTNTGPSTVISGGSGVLADRPHIRNIVVKPGGLKQIPPQLKTQLLNRNLTVRKLVNIVPATKAVGASSTSPGVTIVAQTTAVSQDSISSGVTSTSTSIQTSPKVITLNPINPSVPIGSTASGNSNSAAD; encoded by the exons ATGGCTTCATATATGAAATTGTTTGAAGACTTTTTGCAGCGTAAAGAATGTGATGGCAGTCGCACAGCACTTGCTGCGTCTGAAGACGAAGATGTAGAG CAACCGAATACCAATCCTGAGTCAATTAGTGGAACTATTAATGCTATCAGTAGCGGTGGTGGTGGCGACAATAAAATGGAGCATAGTTATACGCGAGACAACACTCGGGCTATAGGAAGCGTTAGCACCGGTTTGTCACCGGCTAGGACAATTCTAGTTCGACGTACGCCACAGTGCCCTTCTTGCCATACCCATCCACTTGAAGAGCATGATTTTGATGACTGCAACCAGGCAAATGTGCCTTCGTACAATGAAATCGGAGCTAAAGAAGCCATGAATGAGTGCTCTCGTATTGCCAAATACGTTAAGAACAATAATCCTGACGATGATGACTGGGAATTACATGTTAATCA AATTGGATGGAGTAACATGCAAAAGACCCTTTTTAGTAAAGTTGCAAATATTTTGGACAATGATCAGTTAGGACGTCTGGCGAATGTTAACCGACAAAACGAGCCAATGCAACGTCGTGTTGTAGTCGATAAGTCAGCTAGTCGTATGCGTAGGGCTCTAGCATATGTCGCTTGGGATTCACGTCTCACACAATGGTTGCATTGTCTGCTAATGGATTCTTTGCCATCGACTTACATGGCCTCATATTTAGAtattttacaaactttaaaaTCAAAACTACCAACCCTGATGGATAAAATGCTATTTGGACGGCCACTAAATGTAAGCCAAGAGCTCTTGGCCCCGGTAATGAAGAATAAATGGGAGCCCATTGTTAATACGAAAGTGCGCAAACTAACACAGAATGCAGTTATTGTTGCTTTGCCCTCTGTACCTACCAGTGGTCCAATACCAAATAGGCTTCAAAAATGGTATCATCAATTGGCAAGCATAACGCAGATTGTACAAGTAACACTTCCTTCAAATG tAAGCCATATAACTCGGCAGCCATTAGAGCAAGTTGCTGAACAAATAGTCTCACTTACAAGGGTAAAAATACAGGAGCTTCGGAATGAGAACTCCCAACGTAGCATCATATTGATAGGTTTTAATGCAGGTGCTGGTCTAGCTTTGCAAGTGGCTGTATCAGAAAATGTAGCATGCGTGGTGTGCATGGGGTTCGCATACAATACATTTAACGGAGTGCGTGGTACTCCAGATGACCGAATATTGGACATAAAAATTCCAATTCTTTTTGTGATTGGTCAAAACTCGGCGAAAACCAG caCGGAAGAAATTGAGTCACTACGTGAAAAAATGCAGTCGGAAACTTCTTTGGTGGTGGTGGGGAGCGCTGACGACGTTTTACGTGTTCCTAAAAGTCGTCGCAAATTAGATAATGTTACGCAGTCTATGGTGGACGCTATGGTTGTG GATGAACTTTatgagtttattaaaaaaatgctaacAAATCCGCCTGGACCACGTGTGCCTACCACAATTACAAGTTTAGTACATACTAAGCAGGGACGAAATGCAATGGGTAATATCTCCAGTGGAAGTAGTGCTGAAGGGAACACCAAGGTTGGAGCTATACAACGCAAGCGTAAGAATGACGCTTTGAGCTCTGACCAAGATCAGACGCCGACGAAAAGCAAATGTGTTCAATCAA ACAAACcaagaaaagtaaaaatccCCGACCCGTTGCAAGTGAAGCGGAAGG tgGGTCGTCCGCGCACCCGACCCTTGAATGTGCCGAGCTCTGCGCCAGCCAAGGTTACGCAGGCGACATTGAAGGTTGGCTCCACTAAGGcaactcaacaacaacaaaagaagtcgcAGATATCACCTAGCTCTTCTATCACTAACGATGATCTCAACATGGCCATACAATCGATATTGGGCGATTCAAATGAAGAGGACGGTTCGATACTTAATTCTAGTACAGAATCTTCCCAACGAGCACAGAAACTTGTGACGAACTATGAAATTGTTGCACCATCAAAGTCGACTCCAATAAAAACAGCATTATTAAACCCTCTGCAAAAGCAGGTGCTCCCAGCTGGTGCTAAAATAAAGATGATACCATCAAATCAATTCGTACAACTCAAACCGCCGCTGCAATCACAATCGAAAATCTATACAATTAAGACCGCGTCAATGCAGCAGAACACCGCTTCCGGAAGTACATCTATAGGGAGCATTGTTTCAACATCGCCAAACTGCAACACTGCAGGACAGCATCAACAGCAGATCTTTACTCTTAAGTCTCCGAATGGCCAAACGACTCAGTTTGTAACAGCCGCACCCCCTGGACAAGGTCAACAAAAATACACGGTTGTGAAAAATACAAGTGGTGGCACCACACTTCAACTGGCCGGTGTAAAGACAACGGCTGCGACGAGCGTCTCAGGTGTATCGACTTCAAATGTGGACTTATCAAATATCATAGATATGCCAATTGTGTTCGCTGATAATGATGGCAATCTCTCTGATTCTGTAGCTGTATCAGCTGTAACTACCAAACCAG CTAATACCTCCGGTGTTGGCCAACTGATTATAagtcaaaaaattatgaaagaggCCAATGCCTCTGCATCTAATACCACCGGTATTATGTCTACATCTCCCAAGACTGGGGGTGgtacatacataattaataaGACTACCGGTAGCCCAGTTTTACAACATACAAATCAaaccgcaaataaacaaaataaagtagttTTCATCAATCGAAATACAATGAAACCATGCCCGAACATCATATCTCGATCAAATGTTGCACAACAATTGCCGAAATATACCAAAGTTGTTGTTACCAATCCGAAAACATCTGCAACAACACTTGTGCCACGTCCAGCAACGCACCTGTCATCAGCTACGTCCAGTGGTAGCAGCGTTAATACACCAATTGTTTCTTCGGTAAAACAAGTAAATTTGCAGGCATTAAAATCTCCAGTGAGCATTGGTGCTCGTCAGACATCAGGCATATTGAACGTTTCTACAAAGTCTCTACCACAAGTGCAAATTATTAGCACAACTGCCGGTGGAGCGGCTATTACGCCAACTGTGGGCAATAATACTAATACGGGCCCTTCGACAGTAATAAGTGGTGGCAGCGGTGTACTAGCAGATCGACCACATATTCGAAATATTGTTGTAAAACCTGGTGGCTTGAAGCAAATCCCACCTCAATTGAAGACGCAGCTACTCAATCGCAACTTGACGGTACGCAAGTTGGTGAATATTGTACCGGCCACAAAGGCAGTCGGTGCTTCCTCAACTTCACCTGGTGTAACAATAGTAGCGCAAACCACCGCTGTATCACAGGATTCCATTAGTAGTGGGGTCACTAGTACATCAACGTCTATTCAAACCTCACCAAAGGTGATCACTTTAAATCCGATCAATCCCTCGGTTCCCATAGGAAGCACTGCATCTGGCAATAGCAATAGCGCTGCTGATTGA
- the LOC129244664 gene encoding KAT8 regulatory NSL complex subunit 3 isoform X2 — translation MASYMKLFEDFLQRKECDGSRTALAASEDEDVEQPNTNPESISGTINAISSGGGGDNKMEHSYTRDNTRAIGSVSTGLSPARTILVRRTPQCPSCHTHPLEEHDFDDCNQANVPSYNEIGAKEAMNECSRIAKYVKNNNPDDDDWELHVNQIGWSNMQKTLFSKVANILDNDQLGRLANVNRQNEPMQRRVVVDKSASRMRRALAYVAWDSRLTQWLHCLLMDSLPSTYMASYLDILQTLKSKLPTLMDKMLFGRPLNVSQELLAPVMKNKWEPIVNTKVRKLTQNAVIVALPSVPTSGPIPNRLQKWYHQLASITQIVQVTLPSNVSHITRQPLEQVAEQIVSLTRVKIQELRNENSQRSIILIGFNAGAGLALQVAVSENVACVVCMGFAYNTFNGVRGTPDDRILDIKIPILFVIGQNSAKTSTEEIESLREKMQSETSLVVVGSADDVLRVPKSRRKLDNVTQSMVDAMVVDELYEFIKKMLTNPPGPRVPTTITSLVHTKQGRNAMGNISSGSSAEGNTKVGAIQRKRKNDALSSDQDQTPTKSKCVQSMGRPRTRPLNVPSSAPAKVTQATLKVGSTKATQQQQKKSQISPSSSITNDDLNMAIQSILGDSNEEDGSILNSSTESSQRAQKLVTNYEIVAPSKSTPIKTALLNPLQKQVLPAGAKIKMIPSNQFVQLKPPLQSQSKIYTIKTASMQQNTASGSTSIGSIVSTSPNCNTAGQHQQQIFTLKSPNGQTTQFVTAAPPGQGQQKYTVVKNTSGGTTLQLAGVKTTAATSVSGVSTSNVDLSNIIDMPIVFADNDGNLSDSVAVSAVTTKPANTSGVGQLIISQKIMKEANASASNTTGIMSTSPKTGGGTYIINKTTGSPVLQHTNQTANKQNKVVFINRNTMKPCPNIISRSNVAQQLPKYTKVVVTNPKTSATTLVPRPATHLSSATSSGSSVNTPIVSSVKQVNLQALKSPVSIGARQTSGILNVSTKSLPQVQIISTTAGGAAITPTVGNNTNTGPSTVISGGSGVLADRPHIRNIVVKPGGLKQIPPQLKTQLLNRNLTVRKLVNIVPATKAVGASSTSPGVTIVAQTTAVSQDSISSGVTSTSTSIQTSPKVITLNPINPSVPIGSTASGNSNSAAD, via the exons ATGGCTTCATATATGAAATTGTTTGAAGACTTTTTGCAGCGTAAAGAATGTGATGGCAGTCGCACAGCACTTGCTGCGTCTGAAGACGAAGATGTAGAG CAACCGAATACCAATCCTGAGTCAATTAGTGGAACTATTAATGCTATCAGTAGCGGTGGTGGTGGCGACAATAAAATGGAGCATAGTTATACGCGAGACAACACTCGGGCTATAGGAAGCGTTAGCACCGGTTTGTCACCGGCTAGGACAATTCTAGTTCGACGTACGCCACAGTGCCCTTCTTGCCATACCCATCCACTTGAAGAGCATGATTTTGATGACTGCAACCAGGCAAATGTGCCTTCGTACAATGAAATCGGAGCTAAAGAAGCCATGAATGAGTGCTCTCGTATTGCCAAATACGTTAAGAACAATAATCCTGACGATGATGACTGGGAATTACATGTTAATCA AATTGGATGGAGTAACATGCAAAAGACCCTTTTTAGTAAAGTTGCAAATATTTTGGACAATGATCAGTTAGGACGTCTGGCGAATGTTAACCGACAAAACGAGCCAATGCAACGTCGTGTTGTAGTCGATAAGTCAGCTAGTCGTATGCGTAGGGCTCTAGCATATGTCGCTTGGGATTCACGTCTCACACAATGGTTGCATTGTCTGCTAATGGATTCTTTGCCATCGACTTACATGGCCTCATATTTAGAtattttacaaactttaaaaTCAAAACTACCAACCCTGATGGATAAAATGCTATTTGGACGGCCACTAAATGTAAGCCAAGAGCTCTTGGCCCCGGTAATGAAGAATAAATGGGAGCCCATTGTTAATACGAAAGTGCGCAAACTAACACAGAATGCAGTTATTGTTGCTTTGCCCTCTGTACCTACCAGTGGTCCAATACCAAATAGGCTTCAAAAATGGTATCATCAATTGGCAAGCATAACGCAGATTGTACAAGTAACACTTCCTTCAAATG tAAGCCATATAACTCGGCAGCCATTAGAGCAAGTTGCTGAACAAATAGTCTCACTTACAAGGGTAAAAATACAGGAGCTTCGGAATGAGAACTCCCAACGTAGCATCATATTGATAGGTTTTAATGCAGGTGCTGGTCTAGCTTTGCAAGTGGCTGTATCAGAAAATGTAGCATGCGTGGTGTGCATGGGGTTCGCATACAATACATTTAACGGAGTGCGTGGTACTCCAGATGACCGAATATTGGACATAAAAATTCCAATTCTTTTTGTGATTGGTCAAAACTCGGCGAAAACCAG caCGGAAGAAATTGAGTCACTACGTGAAAAAATGCAGTCGGAAACTTCTTTGGTGGTGGTGGGGAGCGCTGACGACGTTTTACGTGTTCCTAAAAGTCGTCGCAAATTAGATAATGTTACGCAGTCTATGGTGGACGCTATGGTTGTG GATGAACTTTatgagtttattaaaaaaatgctaacAAATCCGCCTGGACCACGTGTGCCTACCACAATTACAAGTTTAGTACATACTAAGCAGGGACGAAATGCAATGGGTAATATCTCCAGTGGAAGTAGTGCTGAAGGGAACACCAAGGTTGGAGCTATACAACGCAAGCGTAAGAATGACGCTTTGAGCTCTGACCAAGATCAGACGCCGACGAAAAGCAAATGTGTTCAATCAA tgGGTCGTCCGCGCACCCGACCCTTGAATGTGCCGAGCTCTGCGCCAGCCAAGGTTACGCAGGCGACATTGAAGGTTGGCTCCACTAAGGcaactcaacaacaacaaaagaagtcgcAGATATCACCTAGCTCTTCTATCACTAACGATGATCTCAACATGGCCATACAATCGATATTGGGCGATTCAAATGAAGAGGACGGTTCGATACTTAATTCTAGTACAGAATCTTCCCAACGAGCACAGAAACTTGTGACGAACTATGAAATTGTTGCACCATCAAAGTCGACTCCAATAAAAACAGCATTATTAAACCCTCTGCAAAAGCAGGTGCTCCCAGCTGGTGCTAAAATAAAGATGATACCATCAAATCAATTCGTACAACTCAAACCGCCGCTGCAATCACAATCGAAAATCTATACAATTAAGACCGCGTCAATGCAGCAGAACACCGCTTCCGGAAGTACATCTATAGGGAGCATTGTTTCAACATCGCCAAACTGCAACACTGCAGGACAGCATCAACAGCAGATCTTTACTCTTAAGTCTCCGAATGGCCAAACGACTCAGTTTGTAACAGCCGCACCCCCTGGACAAGGTCAACAAAAATACACGGTTGTGAAAAATACAAGTGGTGGCACCACACTTCAACTGGCCGGTGTAAAGACAACGGCTGCGACGAGCGTCTCAGGTGTATCGACTTCAAATGTGGACTTATCAAATATCATAGATATGCCAATTGTGTTCGCTGATAATGATGGCAATCTCTCTGATTCTGTAGCTGTATCAGCTGTAACTACCAAACCAG CTAATACCTCCGGTGTTGGCCAACTGATTATAagtcaaaaaattatgaaagaggCCAATGCCTCTGCATCTAATACCACCGGTATTATGTCTACATCTCCCAAGACTGGGGGTGgtacatacataattaataaGACTACCGGTAGCCCAGTTTTACAACATACAAATCAaaccgcaaataaacaaaataaagtagttTTCATCAATCGAAATACAATGAAACCATGCCCGAACATCATATCTCGATCAAATGTTGCACAACAATTGCCGAAATATACCAAAGTTGTTGTTACCAATCCGAAAACATCTGCAACAACACTTGTGCCACGTCCAGCAACGCACCTGTCATCAGCTACGTCCAGTGGTAGCAGCGTTAATACACCAATTGTTTCTTCGGTAAAACAAGTAAATTTGCAGGCATTAAAATCTCCAGTGAGCATTGGTGCTCGTCAGACATCAGGCATATTGAACGTTTCTACAAAGTCTCTACCACAAGTGCAAATTATTAGCACAACTGCCGGTGGAGCGGCTATTACGCCAACTGTGGGCAATAATACTAATACGGGCCCTTCGACAGTAATAAGTGGTGGCAGCGGTGTACTAGCAGATCGACCACATATTCGAAATATTGTTGTAAAACCTGGTGGCTTGAAGCAAATCCCACCTCAATTGAAGACGCAGCTACTCAATCGCAACTTGACGGTACGCAAGTTGGTGAATATTGTACCGGCCACAAAGGCAGTCGGTGCTTCCTCAACTTCACCTGGTGTAACAATAGTAGCGCAAACCACCGCTGTATCACAGGATTCCATTAGTAGTGGGGTCACTAGTACATCAACGTCTATTCAAACCTCACCAAAGGTGATCACTTTAAATCCGATCAATCCCTCGGTTCCCATAGGAAGCACTGCATCTGGCAATAGCAATAGCGCTGCTGATTGA
- the LOC129244664 gene encoding KAT8 regulatory NSL complex subunit 3 isoform X3, with protein MKRQPNTNPESISGTINAISSGGGGDNKMEHSYTRDNTRAIGSVSTGLSPARTILVRRTPQCPSCHTHPLEEHDFDDCNQANVPSYNEIGAKEAMNECSRIAKYVKNNNPDDDDWELHVNQIGWSNMQKTLFSKVANILDNDQLGRLANVNRQNEPMQRRVVVDKSASRMRRALAYVAWDSRLTQWLHCLLMDSLPSTYMASYLDILQTLKSKLPTLMDKMLFGRPLNVSQELLAPVMKNKWEPIVNTKVRKLTQNAVIVALPSVPTSGPIPNRLQKWYHQLASITQIVQVTLPSNVSHITRQPLEQVAEQIVSLTRVKIQELRNENSQRSIILIGFNAGAGLALQVAVSENVACVVCMGFAYNTFNGVRGTPDDRILDIKIPILFVIGQNSAKTSTEEIESLREKMQSETSLVVVGSADDVLRVPKSRRKLDNVTQSMVDAMVVDELYEFIKKMLTNPPGPRVPTTITSLVHTKQGRNAMGNISSGSSAEGNTKVGAIQRKRKNDALSSDQDQTPTKSKCVQSNKPRKVKIPDPLQVKRKVGRPRTRPLNVPSSAPAKVTQATLKVGSTKATQQQQKKSQISPSSSITNDDLNMAIQSILGDSNEEDGSILNSSTESSQRAQKLVTNYEIVAPSKSTPIKTALLNPLQKQVLPAGAKIKMIPSNQFVQLKPPLQSQSKIYTIKTASMQQNTASGSTSIGSIVSTSPNCNTAGQHQQQIFTLKSPNGQTTQFVTAAPPGQGQQKYTVVKNTSGGTTLQLAGVKTTAATSVSGVSTSNVDLSNIIDMPIVFADNDGNLSDSVAVSAVTTKPANTSGVGQLIISQKIMKEANASASNTTGIMSTSPKTGGGTYIINKTTGSPVLQHTNQTANKQNKVVFINRNTMKPCPNIISRSNVAQQLPKYTKVVVTNPKTSATTLVPRPATHLSSATSSGSSVNTPIVSSVKQVNLQALKSPVSIGARQTSGILNVSTKSLPQVQIISTTAGGAAITPTVGNNTNTGPSTVISGGSGVLADRPHIRNIVVKPGGLKQIPPQLKTQLLNRNLTVRKLVNIVPATKAVGASSTSPGVTIVAQTTAVSQDSISSGVTSTSTSIQTSPKVITLNPINPSVPIGSTASGNSNSAAD; from the exons ATGAAAAga CAACCGAATACCAATCCTGAGTCAATTAGTGGAACTATTAATGCTATCAGTAGCGGTGGTGGTGGCGACAATAAAATGGAGCATAGTTATACGCGAGACAACACTCGGGCTATAGGAAGCGTTAGCACCGGTTTGTCACCGGCTAGGACAATTCTAGTTCGACGTACGCCACAGTGCCCTTCTTGCCATACCCATCCACTTGAAGAGCATGATTTTGATGACTGCAACCAGGCAAATGTGCCTTCGTACAATGAAATCGGAGCTAAAGAAGCCATGAATGAGTGCTCTCGTATTGCCAAATACGTTAAGAACAATAATCCTGACGATGATGACTGGGAATTACATGTTAATCA AATTGGATGGAGTAACATGCAAAAGACCCTTTTTAGTAAAGTTGCAAATATTTTGGACAATGATCAGTTAGGACGTCTGGCGAATGTTAACCGACAAAACGAGCCAATGCAACGTCGTGTTGTAGTCGATAAGTCAGCTAGTCGTATGCGTAGGGCTCTAGCATATGTCGCTTGGGATTCACGTCTCACACAATGGTTGCATTGTCTGCTAATGGATTCTTTGCCATCGACTTACATGGCCTCATATTTAGAtattttacaaactttaaaaTCAAAACTACCAACCCTGATGGATAAAATGCTATTTGGACGGCCACTAAATGTAAGCCAAGAGCTCTTGGCCCCGGTAATGAAGAATAAATGGGAGCCCATTGTTAATACGAAAGTGCGCAAACTAACACAGAATGCAGTTATTGTTGCTTTGCCCTCTGTACCTACCAGTGGTCCAATACCAAATAGGCTTCAAAAATGGTATCATCAATTGGCAAGCATAACGCAGATTGTACAAGTAACACTTCCTTCAAATG tAAGCCATATAACTCGGCAGCCATTAGAGCAAGTTGCTGAACAAATAGTCTCACTTACAAGGGTAAAAATACAGGAGCTTCGGAATGAGAACTCCCAACGTAGCATCATATTGATAGGTTTTAATGCAGGTGCTGGTCTAGCTTTGCAAGTGGCTGTATCAGAAAATGTAGCATGCGTGGTGTGCATGGGGTTCGCATACAATACATTTAACGGAGTGCGTGGTACTCCAGATGACCGAATATTGGACATAAAAATTCCAATTCTTTTTGTGATTGGTCAAAACTCGGCGAAAACCAG caCGGAAGAAATTGAGTCACTACGTGAAAAAATGCAGTCGGAAACTTCTTTGGTGGTGGTGGGGAGCGCTGACGACGTTTTACGTGTTCCTAAAAGTCGTCGCAAATTAGATAATGTTACGCAGTCTATGGTGGACGCTATGGTTGTG GATGAACTTTatgagtttattaaaaaaatgctaacAAATCCGCCTGGACCACGTGTGCCTACCACAATTACAAGTTTAGTACATACTAAGCAGGGACGAAATGCAATGGGTAATATCTCCAGTGGAAGTAGTGCTGAAGGGAACACCAAGGTTGGAGCTATACAACGCAAGCGTAAGAATGACGCTTTGAGCTCTGACCAAGATCAGACGCCGACGAAAAGCAAATGTGTTCAATCAA ACAAACcaagaaaagtaaaaatccCCGACCCGTTGCAAGTGAAGCGGAAGG tgGGTCGTCCGCGCACCCGACCCTTGAATGTGCCGAGCTCTGCGCCAGCCAAGGTTACGCAGGCGACATTGAAGGTTGGCTCCACTAAGGcaactcaacaacaacaaaagaagtcgcAGATATCACCTAGCTCTTCTATCACTAACGATGATCTCAACATGGCCATACAATCGATATTGGGCGATTCAAATGAAGAGGACGGTTCGATACTTAATTCTAGTACAGAATCTTCCCAACGAGCACAGAAACTTGTGACGAACTATGAAATTGTTGCACCATCAAAGTCGACTCCAATAAAAACAGCATTATTAAACCCTCTGCAAAAGCAGGTGCTCCCAGCTGGTGCTAAAATAAAGATGATACCATCAAATCAATTCGTACAACTCAAACCGCCGCTGCAATCACAATCGAAAATCTATACAATTAAGACCGCGTCAATGCAGCAGAACACCGCTTCCGGAAGTACATCTATAGGGAGCATTGTTTCAACATCGCCAAACTGCAACACTGCAGGACAGCATCAACAGCAGATCTTTACTCTTAAGTCTCCGAATGGCCAAACGACTCAGTTTGTAACAGCCGCACCCCCTGGACAAGGTCAACAAAAATACACGGTTGTGAAAAATACAAGTGGTGGCACCACACTTCAACTGGCCGGTGTAAAGACAACGGCTGCGACGAGCGTCTCAGGTGTATCGACTTCAAATGTGGACTTATCAAATATCATAGATATGCCAATTGTGTTCGCTGATAATGATGGCAATCTCTCTGATTCTGTAGCTGTATCAGCTGTAACTACCAAACCAG CTAATACCTCCGGTGTTGGCCAACTGATTATAagtcaaaaaattatgaaagaggCCAATGCCTCTGCATCTAATACCACCGGTATTATGTCTACATCTCCCAAGACTGGGGGTGgtacatacataattaataaGACTACCGGTAGCCCAGTTTTACAACATACAAATCAaaccgcaaataaacaaaataaagtagttTTCATCAATCGAAATACAATGAAACCATGCCCGAACATCATATCTCGATCAAATGTTGCACAACAATTGCCGAAATATACCAAAGTTGTTGTTACCAATCCGAAAACATCTGCAACAACACTTGTGCCACGTCCAGCAACGCACCTGTCATCAGCTACGTCCAGTGGTAGCAGCGTTAATACACCAATTGTTTCTTCGGTAAAACAAGTAAATTTGCAGGCATTAAAATCTCCAGTGAGCATTGGTGCTCGTCAGACATCAGGCATATTGAACGTTTCTACAAAGTCTCTACCACAAGTGCAAATTATTAGCACAACTGCCGGTGGAGCGGCTATTACGCCAACTGTGGGCAATAATACTAATACGGGCCCTTCGACAGTAATAAGTGGTGGCAGCGGTGTACTAGCAGATCGACCACATATTCGAAATATTGTTGTAAAACCTGGTGGCTTGAAGCAAATCCCACCTCAATTGAAGACGCAGCTACTCAATCGCAACTTGACGGTACGCAAGTTGGTGAATATTGTACCGGCCACAAAGGCAGTCGGTGCTTCCTCAACTTCACCTGGTGTAACAATAGTAGCGCAAACCACCGCTGTATCACAGGATTCCATTAGTAGTGGGGTCACTAGTACATCAACGTCTATTCAAACCTCACCAAAGGTGATCACTTTAAATCCGATCAATCCCTCGGTTCCCATAGGAAGCACTGCATCTGGCAATAGCAATAGCGCTGCTGATTGA